The following coding sequences are from one Gossypium hirsutum isolate 1008001.06 chromosome A12, Gossypium_hirsutum_v2.1, whole genome shotgun sequence window:
- the LOC107927145 gene encoding leucine-rich repeat extensin-like protein 6 has product MEFRRHPPSPPPPDPFAPPPPPPPPRQDPFAPPPPHLYGAPPPPPPYYAAPPPPAPPHHHHPPGPPPPPHAFSPPPGPPPPPYFDPYRPPPPWNRPPPPY; this is encoded by the coding sequence ATGGAGTTTCGTAGGCACCCGCCCTCCCCACCACCTCCAGACCCTTTtgcaccaccaccaccaccaccgccACCACGACAAGATCCTTTTGCACCACCACCACCGCACTTATATGGTGCACCCCCACCACCTCCGCCTTACTATGCTGCACCTCCTCCTCCCGCACCCCCTCATCATCACCATCCACCGGGTCCACCGCCACCGCCTCACGCTTTTTCACCACCTCCTGGACCTCCTCCACCACCTTATTTTGATCCATATAGACCACCACCGCCTTGGAATCGCCCTCCTCCACCATACTAG
- the LOC107927153 gene encoding protein DETOXIFICATION 3 isoform X1, which translates to MDELLLGKREGRRWGLFLEEFKKVSSVAVPFMAVAVSQYLLQAVSVMMAGHLGQLSLSAVAIATSFCNVTGFSLLLGFAGAMETLCGQAYGAKQYQKFGSYTYCAIMCLIPICLPVCLLWVFMDKLLVLTGQDPEIAKVAWRYGIWLIPALFPYSILQSQVRYFHTQSLILPMLFVSLATLCFHVPVCWVLVFKSGLENTGAALSIGLSYCLNVILLGFYMRYSASCEKTRCFILKDVFSSVKHFFRFGIPSAVMLCLEWWSFEILILLSGLLPDAELQTSVISICFTSSSLHYYIPFGISVAASTRVSNELGGGNPEAAQISTLVVLLVTLTEAVIASVSLFCCRHIFGYAYSDDKEVVNNVAKMVPLMCLSIIMDSLHVVLAGIVRGIGWQHIGAYANLGAYYLVGIPMGVLGAFVWHWRGEGLWLGMLCGSTVQGILLALVSIFTNWKNQAIMARERMLDGTHVHGSF; encoded by the exons atggATGAACTGTTGTTGGGGAAGAGGGAAGGGAGGAGATGGGGGTTGTTCCTGGAAGAGTTTAAGAAAGTGAGCTCGGTTGCAGTTCCTTTCATGGCGGTGGCAGTGTCGCAATACCTTCTTCAGGCTGTGTCAGTGATGATGGCAGGTCACCTTGGTCAACTCTCACTCTCTGCTGTTGCAATCGCCACCTCTTTCTGCAATGTCACTGGCTTTAGCCTCCTA TTGGGATTTGCTGGTGCCATGGAAACCTTATGCGGTCAAGCTTACGGAGCAAAGCAATATCAAAAGTTTGGAAGTTATACTTATTGCGCAATAATGTGTCTAATTCCAATTTGTCTTCCGGTGTGCCTGCTGTGGGTATTCATGGACAAGCTATTAGTGCTAACGGGGCAAGACCCTGAAATTGCGAAGGTGGCTTGGAGATACGGGATATGGCTTATTCCTGCGTTATTCCCCTACTCCATTCTTCAATCTCAAGTTCGATATTTCCATACCCAGAGCTTGATTCTTCCAATGCTCTTCGTTTCACTCGCAACTCTATGCTTCCATGTTCCTGTTTGTTGGGTTTTGGTATTCAAATCCGGGTTAGAAAATACGGGAGCAGCACTGTCCATTGGCTTGTCTTATTGTTTAAACGTAATCTTGCTTGGTTTCTACATGAGATACTCAGCCTCCTGTGAGAAAACTCGTTGTTTCATCCTCAAGGATGTGTTCTCGAGTGTCAAGCATTTCTTTCGCTTTGGAATTCCTTCTGCTGTAATGCTTTG TCTTGAATGGTGGTCTTTTGAGATTCTTATACTCCTTTCCGGACTCCTACCCGATGCAGAGCTCCAAACATCAGTTATCTCTATATG CTTTACAAGTTCGTCTCTACATTACTACATACCATTTGGGATTAGTGTTGCTGCAAG CACTAGGGTATCGAATGAGTTAGGTGGCGGAAATCCAGAAGCAGCACAAATTTCTACCCTTGTTGTGCTGCTTGTTACACTTACAGAAGCAGTAATTGCAAGCGTAAGTCTTTTCTGTTGCCGACACATATTCGGATATGCATACAGTGATGACAAGGAAGTAGTCAATAATGTGGCAAAAATGGTTCCCCTAATGTGCCTATCAATTATCATGGACAGCTTACACGTGGTACTTGCTG GCATTGTGAGAGGAATTGGGTGGCAGCATATTGGTGCTTATGCAAATCTTGGGGCATATTATCTTGTTGGAATACCAATGGGAGTATTAGGTGCATTTGTTTGGCATTGGAGAGGGGAAGGTCTTTGGCTTGGAATGTTGTGTGGATCCACCGTACAAGGAATCCTCCTTGCTTTAGTATCCATTTTCACAAATTGGAAAAATCAG GCAATAATGGCTAGGGAGAGAATGTTAGATGGGACACATGTTCATGGATCATTTTAA
- the LOC107927153 gene encoding protein DETOXIFICATION 3 isoform X2 produces MDELLLGKREGRRWGLFLEEFKKVSSVAVPFMAVAVSQYLLQAVSVMMAGHLGQLSLSAVAIATSFCNVTGFSLLLGFAGAMETLCGQAYGAKQYQKFGSYTYCAIMCLIPICLPVCLLWVFMDKLLVLTGQDPEIAKVAWRYGIWLIPALFPYSILQSQVRYFHTQSLILPMLFVSLATLCFHVPVCWVLVFKSGLENTGAALSIGLSYCLNVILLGFYMRYSASCEKTRCFILKDVFSSVKHFFRFGIPSAVMLCLEWWSFEILILLSGLLPDAELQTSVISICTRVSNELGGGNPEAAQISTLVVLLVTLTEAVIASVSLFCCRHIFGYAYSDDKEVVNNVAKMVPLMCLSIIMDSLHVVLAGIVRGIGWQHIGAYANLGAYYLVGIPMGVLGAFVWHWRGEGLWLGMLCGSTVQGILLALVSIFTNWKNQAIMARERMLDGTHVHGSF; encoded by the exons atggATGAACTGTTGTTGGGGAAGAGGGAAGGGAGGAGATGGGGGTTGTTCCTGGAAGAGTTTAAGAAAGTGAGCTCGGTTGCAGTTCCTTTCATGGCGGTGGCAGTGTCGCAATACCTTCTTCAGGCTGTGTCAGTGATGATGGCAGGTCACCTTGGTCAACTCTCACTCTCTGCTGTTGCAATCGCCACCTCTTTCTGCAATGTCACTGGCTTTAGCCTCCTA TTGGGATTTGCTGGTGCCATGGAAACCTTATGCGGTCAAGCTTACGGAGCAAAGCAATATCAAAAGTTTGGAAGTTATACTTATTGCGCAATAATGTGTCTAATTCCAATTTGTCTTCCGGTGTGCCTGCTGTGGGTATTCATGGACAAGCTATTAGTGCTAACGGGGCAAGACCCTGAAATTGCGAAGGTGGCTTGGAGATACGGGATATGGCTTATTCCTGCGTTATTCCCCTACTCCATTCTTCAATCTCAAGTTCGATATTTCCATACCCAGAGCTTGATTCTTCCAATGCTCTTCGTTTCACTCGCAACTCTATGCTTCCATGTTCCTGTTTGTTGGGTTTTGGTATTCAAATCCGGGTTAGAAAATACGGGAGCAGCACTGTCCATTGGCTTGTCTTATTGTTTAAACGTAATCTTGCTTGGTTTCTACATGAGATACTCAGCCTCCTGTGAGAAAACTCGTTGTTTCATCCTCAAGGATGTGTTCTCGAGTGTCAAGCATTTCTTTCGCTTTGGAATTCCTTCTGCTGTAATGCTTTG TCTTGAATGGTGGTCTTTTGAGATTCTTATACTCCTTTCCGGACTCCTACCCGATGCAGAGCTCCAAACATCAGTTATCTCTATATG CACTAGGGTATCGAATGAGTTAGGTGGCGGAAATCCAGAAGCAGCACAAATTTCTACCCTTGTTGTGCTGCTTGTTACACTTACAGAAGCAGTAATTGCAAGCGTAAGTCTTTTCTGTTGCCGACACATATTCGGATATGCATACAGTGATGACAAGGAAGTAGTCAATAATGTGGCAAAAATGGTTCCCCTAATGTGCCTATCAATTATCATGGACAGCTTACACGTGGTACTTGCTG GCATTGTGAGAGGAATTGGGTGGCAGCATATTGGTGCTTATGCAAATCTTGGGGCATATTATCTTGTTGGAATACCAATGGGAGTATTAGGTGCATTTGTTTGGCATTGGAGAGGGGAAGGTCTTTGGCTTGGAATGTTGTGTGGATCCACCGTACAAGGAATCCTCCTTGCTTTAGTATCCATTTTCACAAATTGGAAAAATCAG GCAATAATGGCTAGGGAGAGAATGTTAGATGGGACACATGTTCATGGATCATTTTAA
- the LOC107927153 gene encoding protein DETOXIFICATION 3 isoform X3: MDELLLGKREGRRWGLFLEEFKKVSSVAVPFMAVAVSQYLLQAVSVMMAGHLGQLSLSAVAIATSFCNVTGFSLLLGFAGAMETLCGQAYGAKQYQKFGSYTYCAIMCLIPICLPVCLLWVFMDKLLVLTGQDPEIAKVAWRYGIWLIPALFPYSILQSQVRYFHTQSLILPMLFVSLATLCFHVPVCWVLVFKSGLENTGAALSIGLSYCLNVILLGFYMRYSASCEKTRCFILKDVFSSVKHFFRFGIPSAVMLCLEWWSFEILILLSGLLPDAELQTSVISICFTSSSLHYYIPFGISVAASTRVSNELGGGNPEAAQISTLVVLLVTLTEAVIASLTRGTCWHCERNWVAAYWCLCKSWGILSCWNTNGSIRCICLALERGRSLAWNVVWIHRTRNPPCFSIHFHKLEKSGNNG; the protein is encoded by the exons atggATGAACTGTTGTTGGGGAAGAGGGAAGGGAGGAGATGGGGGTTGTTCCTGGAAGAGTTTAAGAAAGTGAGCTCGGTTGCAGTTCCTTTCATGGCGGTGGCAGTGTCGCAATACCTTCTTCAGGCTGTGTCAGTGATGATGGCAGGTCACCTTGGTCAACTCTCACTCTCTGCTGTTGCAATCGCCACCTCTTTCTGCAATGTCACTGGCTTTAGCCTCCTA TTGGGATTTGCTGGTGCCATGGAAACCTTATGCGGTCAAGCTTACGGAGCAAAGCAATATCAAAAGTTTGGAAGTTATACTTATTGCGCAATAATGTGTCTAATTCCAATTTGTCTTCCGGTGTGCCTGCTGTGGGTATTCATGGACAAGCTATTAGTGCTAACGGGGCAAGACCCTGAAATTGCGAAGGTGGCTTGGAGATACGGGATATGGCTTATTCCTGCGTTATTCCCCTACTCCATTCTTCAATCTCAAGTTCGATATTTCCATACCCAGAGCTTGATTCTTCCAATGCTCTTCGTTTCACTCGCAACTCTATGCTTCCATGTTCCTGTTTGTTGGGTTTTGGTATTCAAATCCGGGTTAGAAAATACGGGAGCAGCACTGTCCATTGGCTTGTCTTATTGTTTAAACGTAATCTTGCTTGGTTTCTACATGAGATACTCAGCCTCCTGTGAGAAAACTCGTTGTTTCATCCTCAAGGATGTGTTCTCGAGTGTCAAGCATTTCTTTCGCTTTGGAATTCCTTCTGCTGTAATGCTTTG TCTTGAATGGTGGTCTTTTGAGATTCTTATACTCCTTTCCGGACTCCTACCCGATGCAGAGCTCCAAACATCAGTTATCTCTATATG CTTTACAAGTTCGTCTCTACATTACTACATACCATTTGGGATTAGTGTTGCTGCAAG CACTAGGGTATCGAATGAGTTAGGTGGCGGAAATCCAGAAGCAGCACAAATTTCTACCCTTGTTGTGCTGCTTGTTACACTTACAGAAGCAGTAATTGCAAGC CTTACACGTGGTACTTGCTG GCATTGTGAGAGGAATTGGGTGGCAGCATATTGGTGCTTATGCAAATCTTGGGGCATATTATCTTGTTGGAATACCAATGGGAGTATTAGGTGCATTTGTTTGGCATTGGAGAGGGGAAGGTCTTTGGCTTGGAATGTTGTGTGGATCCACCGTACAAGGAATCCTCCTTGCTTTAGTATCCATTTTCACAAATTGGAAAAATCAG GCAATAATGGCTAG